One Lycium barbarum isolate Lr01 chromosome 5, ASM1917538v2, whole genome shotgun sequence genomic window carries:
- the LOC132641637 gene encoding probable ribose-5-phosphate isomerase 1, which yields MAVAYPYFFGPKKVDPTLMVSSSSSLSPVILSQDELKKVAAYKAVEFVESGMVVGLGTGSTAKHAVDKIAELLNTGKLKDIVGIPTSTITHEQAVSLGIPLSDLNKHPIVDLAIDGADEVDPQMNLVKGRGGSLLREKMVEGACKKFIVIVDESKLVNHIGGSGLAMPVEIVPFCWEFTLKRLEMLFIEAGCVGKLRKVGNGEEIYVTDNGNYIIDLYFKKDMGDLKAASDAILRLAGVVEHGMFIDMATTVIVAGKLGVSVTNKD from the coding sequence ATGGCTGTTGCATACCCTTATTTTTTTGGTccaaaaaaagtggaccccacatTAATggtttcttcatcttcatcacttTCACCTGTTATTTTATCTCAAGATGAGTTAAAAAAAGTTGCTGCATATAAAGCTGTTGAGTTTGTTGAGTCAGGTATGGTTGTTGGTCTTGGTACTGGTTCAACAGCAAAACATGCTGTTGATAAAATAGCTGAACTTTTAAATACTGGAAAGTTGAAAGACATTGTAGGAATACCAACTTCAACTATTACACATGAACAAGCTGTTTCACTTGGTATACCTTTATCAGATCTGAATAAACATCCTATTGTTGATTTAGCAATTGATGGTGCTGATGAAGTTGATCCACAAATGAATTTAGTTAAAGGTAGAGGTGGTTCACTTTTAAGGGAAAAAATGGTTGAGGGTGCTTGTAAAAaatttattgttattgttgatgagtCAAAATTAGTGAACCATATAGGTGGTAGTGGACTTGCTATGCCTGTTGAGATTGTGCCATTTTGTTGGGAATTTACACTTAAGAGACTTGAAATGTTGTTTATTGAAGctggttgtgttgggaagttgAGGAAAGTTGGTAATGGTGAAGAGATTTATGTTACTGATAATGGTAATTATATTATTGATTTGTATTTCAAGAAGGATATGGGTGATTTGAAAGCTGCTAGTGATGCAATTTTGAGGCTTGCTGGTGTTGTTGAGCATGGCATGTTTATTGATATGGCTACTACTGTTATTGTTGCTGGAAAGCTTGGTGTTTCTGTGACTAATAAGGATTAA
- the LOC132642760 gene encoding protein PIN-LIKES 2 yields MLRLLTEVANSGNTKSAEQGLISTVLPLLKLLSLALFGLVLAHKKFQIVPRETFKLLSKLVFALFLPCLIFTHLGQSITIDKFVHWWFIPVNVLLSTIIGFILGVLVVIICRPPQEFTRFTIIMTAFGNTGNLPLAIVASICHSMDHPFGPNCKRNGVAYVSFAQWVGVILVYTLVYHMMEPPMEYYEVVNEKEDKDKEDEHEDNEASRPLLVEAEWPGIEDTETEHSKMPLVAKIFMSSLSNIPDTDNNVEDATDTHESIRCLAAPRVVKKMRTVAEQTPVQHILQPPTIASLLAILVGTVPHVKVFVFGYDAPLSFITDSLEILAGAMVPSVMLILGGMLAEGPNESKLGIRTMIGISVARLLVLPLLGIGVVMSANKMNFLVEGDHMYTFVLLLQYTTPSAILLGAIASLRGYAVSEASALIFWQHLLALFSLSLYIIVYFKLFSFL; encoded by the coding sequence ATGTTAAGATTATTGACTGAAGTGGCTAATAGTGGCAACACAAAGTCTGCTGAACAAGGCCTCATTAGTACTGTGCTCCCATTGCTTAAACTTCTTTCTCTTGCACTTTTTGGATTAGTTCTTGCTCACAAGAAATTCCAAATTGTCCCAAGAGAAACCTTCAAACTCCTTAGCAAACTCGTCTTTGCACTTTTCTTGCCATGTTTGATCTTCACTCACTTGGGGCAATCGATCACAATTGATAAATTTGTGCATTGGTGGTTTATACCCGTTAACGTGTTGTTGAGTACAATCATTGGCTTTATCTTAGGTGTGTTAGTAGTGATCATATGTCGTCCACCTCAAGAATTTACTCGATTCACTATCATCATGACCGCGTTTGGTAACACCGGAAATCTTCCCTTAGCTATAGTTGCCTCTATTTGTCATAGTATGGATCATCCTTTTGGACCTAATTGCAAAAGGAATGGAGTTGCCTATGTTTCTTTTGCCCAATGGGTCGGGGTTATTCTTGTTTATACTCTCGTTTATCATATGATGGAGCCTCCGATGGAGTACTATGAGGTTGTCAATGAAAAGGAGGACAAGGACAAAGAGGACGAGCACGAGGATAACGAAGCTAGTAGGCCTCTTTTAGTTGAAGCAGAGTGGCCTGGCATTGAGGACACAGAAACAGAACATTCAAAAATGCCCCTTGTCGCGAAGATCTTTATGTCTTCGTTATCCAATATACCTGATACAGACAACAATGTTGAAGATGCAACGGATACTCACGAGTCAATTAGGTGTTTGGCAGCACCTAGAGTTGTCAAGAAAATGAGAACGGTTGCTGAACAAACGCCCGTGCAGCACATCCTTCAGCCCCCCACGATTGCTTCTCTGCTTGCCATACTCGTTGGTACAGTCCCACATGTAAAGGTATTTGTCTTTGGATACGACGCCCCTCTATCTTTCATAACGGATAGTTTGGAAATCCTAGCCGGTGCAATGGTGCCATCGGTCATGCTAATCCTCGGAGGAATGCTCGCTGAGGGACCTAACGAATCCAAACTTGGCATTAGGACTATGATTGGAATATCGGTAGCAAGGCTTTTGGTGCTTCCGTTATTGGGGATCGGAGTTGTTATGTCGGCTAATAAGATGAATTTTCTTGTCGAGGGCGATCATATGTACACGTTTGTGCTTCTGTTGCAGTATACAACGCCAAGTGCAATATTGTTGGGAGCAATTGCCAGCTTGCGAGGTTATGCAGTAAGTGAAGCCTCAGCACTTATTTTCTGGCAACACTTATTGGCACTTTTTTCACTGTCATTGTACATTATTGTTTACTTTAAGCTGTTCTCTTTTCTCTAA